The nucleotide window tgaatattcagggttgatttcctttaggattgatgggtttgatctcctttcagtccaagggactctcagtcttctctggtaccacagttcaaaagcatcagttctttggctttcagccttccttatggtccaactctcacatccatagatgactactggaaaaatcatagctttgactatatggacctttgtcagtaaatttatgtctctgctttttaatacactgtctaggtttatcatagcttatATGTTTTCTTAATCCTTGAGatagaggttctttaaaaaacaaattattaataaGAGTATGTTGATCATTAAATTCGAGGAATCATGGAAATGTCTGAAGGTAATTAATACATTCTCACCTGCCCTTGATCTGTGTGATCTATTTTGAAGTAAGGGACCAGTATTCTGAAGTGCTAATCTTTCAGTCCAGTTTCCTAGCTTTCTTCACTTTGTCTCAACTTCTATAACTACCCTTTCCTCTTATCCTCATCATATGCCCCTGTTTATTTCTCTGTAGTTGCTTAATAgaactgaagaaaccaaaacataattAATCCAAGTTCCCAAATCTTTCAGTTTTCTTGCATTTAATCCTTGCCCATAAAAAAAGTCTAGATAAAAGTATCTAGACTCTTCGTATTGCTTCATACAATCCCATAAGTATAAAAAGGTATGGTATAGAAGTGAAGTCCTGGATGATTCTGCAAAACATCCAGGCAGTTTTGCTCACAACAGTAAAAGTTCTACTTCCATTTTTCATCTTGAACATGGACACCTTTCAGCCCTCGCTAtcaaattttttttattccaggAAAAAGATCAAGTAAGAAAGAGATGTCAAagttaacatcatattttttGGCCTGATCAGTGGTTAAACAGAGACAGCATTTACTAAGACAGAGATTACTGACTAGAGGTATACTTGGGATGGGGCTGAAATATCAAGAGCTGCTCtttctataaacattcatgttaTTTACAGTTCATGTTATTGCAATCAATATTGCTATAAGCATTCCTTTGCATATCTCCCTTGCACACAGGTAAGACTTATTCCATGGTATACACATAGGAATAAAACAGCTGACTCCTAAGGTAACTGAGGCTTCAATTTTAATATTTGCatggaaactgaaaagaaagctTATGTGCACAAAGTACTCTGTAAATAAGGCAAATTTAccatttgaaatatgtataagatTATATTTAGGTTATGCTTAGGTATGCATATAAATTGTAGGGTCATTCCAGTCAATTTAATCTCCTGTGGTTCTGATTTCAATAGGCACTGTTAAATGAACAGATGGAGGCTGCAAACCGCACaagagtgacagacttcattATTTTGGGATTAACGGATAATGTGACACTATGTGCCATCTTCTTTGTGACTTTTCTAGGAGTTTACGTAGTTACCATAGTGGGAAACATCAGCATAATCATCTTAATCCAAAGTAGCCCACAGCTTCACACGCCTATGTACCTTTTCCTTAGCCATTTGGCCTTTGTGGACATTGGGTATTCCACATCAGTTACACCAATTATGCTGATGAGTTTCTTAAAAGAGAGAACTGCCATCCCAATCACTGGTTGTATAGTCCAGCTTGCCTCTGATGTTGCCTTTGGGACCACGGAGTGCTTCCTGCTGGCCACCATGGCCTATGATCGCTACGTGGCCATTTGTTCTCCCCTGCTCTACTCCACCCAGATGTCCCCAGTGGTCTGCTTCTTCCTGTTGGGGGCCTCCTACTTGGGTGGTTGTATGAATGCTTCATCATTTACCGGCTGTTTGATGAATCTCTCCTTCTGTGGACCaaataaaatcaatcattttTTCTGTGACCTCTTCCCGCTCTTGAAGCTTTCTTGTGGCCATGTTTATATTGCTGAGATATCTCCAGCCATctcctcagcatcagtcctcatAAGCACACTGTTTACCATAATTGTGTCCTACAGCTACATCCTCCACTCAATCCTGAAGATGCGCTCCACTGAGGGGAGGAAGAAGGCCTTCTCGACCTGCACCTCCCACCTCACTGCAGTCACTTTGTTTTATGGggcagttttatttgtttatgtgaTGCCCAAATCGAACTATTCAGCTGATCAGGTCAAAGTGGCATCTGTAATCTACACGGTGGTGGTCCCCATGTTGAACCCACtcatctacagtctgaggaacAAGGAGGTGAAAGAGGCTATGAGAAAACTAGTGGCCAGAGTACACTGGTTTTTCTGAATTAAATCAGACATAAATCTATACATCACAAACTATTCATTTGGGGGATATTTTTGCTGGATATTTTTATTGATACTTatcatgactgagtggctaacatacatacacatacatatatcactAACTTTATTGCTTTAACTGTGATAAGCttctgtaaatataaaagacCATGTATAAAGTTAAGTGTATCACTAAAATGTGtgtttgcttcagttcagttcagtcgctcagtcatgtccgactcttggtgacccatgaattgcagcatgccaggcctccctgtccatcaccaactcctggagttcactcaaactcatgtccatcgagtcggtgatgccatccagccatctcatcctctgttgttccttttcctcctgcccccaatccctcccagcatcagagtcttttccaatgagtcaactcttcgcatgaggtggccaaagtactggagtttcagcgttagcattattccttccaaagaacacccagggctgatctcctttagaatggactggttggatgtccttgcagtccaagggactctcaagagtcttctccaacaccacagtttaaaagcatcaattcttctgtgctcagctttcttcacaggccaactctcgcatctatacatgaccactggaaaaaacgtagccttgattagatggaccttagttggcaaagtaatgtctctgcttttcaatatgctatctaggttggtcataactttctttccaaggagtaagcatcttttaatttcatagctgcaatcaccatctgcagtgattttggagccccccaaaataaagtgtgacactgtttccactctttccccatctatttaccatgaagtgatgagaccagcaaatttggaaaactcagcagtggccacagaactggaaaaggtcagttttcattccaatcccaaagaaaggcaatgccaaagaatgctcaaactactgcacaattgcactcatctcacacgctagtaaagtaatgctcacaattctccaagccaggcttcagcaatatgtgaactgtgaacttcctgatgttcaagctggttttagaaaaggcagaggaaccagagatcaaattgccaacatctgctggatcatggaaaaagcaagagagttccagaaaaacatctatttctgctttattgactatgccaaagcctttgactgtgtggatcgcaataaactgtggaaaattctgaaagagatgggaataccagaccacctgatctgcctcctgagaaatttgtatgcaggtcaggaagcaacagttagaactggacatggaacaacagactggttccaaataggaaaaggagttcgtcaaggctgtatattgtcaccctgtttatttaacttatgtgcagagtacatcatgagaaatgctgggctggaagaaacacaagctggaatcaagattgccaggagaaatatcaataacctcagatatgcagatgacaccacccttatggcagaaagtgaagaggaactaaaaagcctcctgatgaaagtgaaagtgcagagtgaaaaagttggcttaaagctcaacattcagaaaacgaagatcatggcatctggtcccaccacttcatgggaaatagatggggaaatagtggaaacagtgtcagactttacttttctgggctccaaaatcactacagatggtgactgcatccatgaaattaaaagacgcttactccttggaaggaaagttatgaccaacatagatagcatattcaaaagcagagacattactttgccaacaaaggtttgtctagtcaaggctatggtttttcctgtggtcatgtatggatgtgagagttggactgtgaagaaagctgagcaccaaagaattgatgcttttgaactgtggtattggagaagactcttgagagtcccttggactgcaaggagatccaaccagtccattctgaaggagatcagccctgggatttctttggaaggaatgatgctaaagctgaaactccaatactttggccacctcatgtgaagggttgattcattggaaaagaccctgatgctgggagggattgggggcaggaggagaaggggacagcagaggatgagatggctggatggcatcactgactcgatggacgtgagtctgagtgaactctgggagttggtgatggacagggaggcctggcgtgcagcgattcatggggttgcaaagagtcggacacgactgagcgactgatctgatctgatctgatgggaccagatgccatggtcttagttttctgaatgtggagctttaagccaactttttcactctcctctttcactttcatcaagaggctttttggttcctcttcactttctgccataagggtggtgtcatctgcatatctgaggttattgatatttctcccagcaatcttgattccagcttgtgcttcttccagcccagcatttctcatgatgtactctacatagaagttaaataagcagggtgacaatatacagccttgacgtactccttttcctatttggaaccagtctgttgttccatgtccagttctaactgttgcttcctgacctgcatacagatttctcaagaggcagatcaggtggtctggtattcccatctctttcagaatttcccacagtttattgtgatccacacagtcaaaggctttggcatagtccataaagcagaaatagatgtttctctggaactctcttgctttttccatgatccagcagatgttggcaatttgatctctggttcctctgccttttctaaaaccagtttgaacatctagaagttcacggttcacctattggaaaattttgagcattactttactagcatgtgagatgagtgcaattgtgtggtagtttgagcattctttggcattgcctttctttggggttggaatgaaaactgaccttttccagtcctgtggccactgctgagttttccaaatttgctggcatattgagtgcaacactttcacagcatcatctttcaggatttggaatagctccactggaattccatcacctccactagctttgttcgtagtgatactttctaaggcccacttgacttcacattccaggatgtctggctctaggtaactgatcacaccatcatgattatctgggtcgtgaagatctattttgtacagttcctctgtgtattcttgccacctcttcttaatatcttatgcttctgttaggtccataccatttctgtcctttatcgagcccatctttgcatgaaatgttcccttggtatctctaattttctttaagagatctctagtctttcccattctgttgttttccctctatttctttgcaatgatcgctgtagaaggctttcttatctctcctgctattctttggaactctgcattcagatgtttatatctttccttttctcctttgcctttcacttctcttcttttcacagctatttgtgttTGCTTGGTTAAAACTAAATATGGATTCTTCAAGCTGAGAAcacctttgaaaaataatttctatttaaaatccCCCTTGCCAATTATAGAATCCTATTTAAATCTAGAGAGGCCTCAATGATCAAATTTAATTGTATACCATCTTGTAAAATATCATTTGGAAAAGAAACTTCTCATCAACAGCATGTAATAGACAATAATATTGACAAGTCAGCAGTTCAGGGTACACCCTTAAAGGTACTACTTCCCTGCCTTGGTAAAGGAATAATTCAACTTTTGGAAACATTGTTAGTGTCTCAGaaaagcttttgtttatttttactttacttgAGCCAGAGAAAAGATCATGAATCCTCTGTTTGACAATTAAGAAATCCAACCCAGACAGCACAGAAGAAACTCTATAAATTTCAGCTGACTCCTCTCACAGCCCATCTTAGCAGATGGCTACTAGAATGAGATTTTGGACACTGACATTTCCCTGGAGTGGGAGACTGGGTTGTTGGGACTTTAACAACAGTTGAGAGATAGGAGATATGAAATCATGGTTTAGGCAAAGAATATCCGCCACCTACTTTGTACCATTACTTAAGGAGTTGTCCTCTGTTGCTACTTCCATTGCCTTTTTCCAAAGTACTTATCATCTAGTTTGGTTATGGTAGCTGCCTCTGAACCAATTCCCTTCCTCCTATATACCTTCACGATGATTATGATTAAGATTTTagctaatgtattttatttatagcatATTAATAATGTCAGACAAATTCTGTGTGGCAGTGTCCCTATCTCCGAATACAACCTTCCTTGGAGGATCAATGAACTTCTTCACTGGCCTATTCTCCAAGACTCTCAAACTCAGTGTTCCCTCACTGACTTCTTTGCAAAACTGTTTCTTCTCCTATGTTccttcttcaataaatgatgatgataaatCTTTCTGAAGTTTAGTACTCCAACAAATTTGGGGTGATCCTCACTGCACACCCATCAAAATGGTCAGCTCCCCCCTCCATCCCTTTCCTTCTACGCATCACACATTGACCTCTTCCTATCTAAGTTTCTCTGGGTAGACCCTTAAACACTCCCTGGTAGATTATGATAAATCCATGCAGAGATTGCTCCCTTCATTTTTCCACTCTAAGGGAATTCAAACACTGTAGTCATCCAGATGTAGGGAGTGAGGTGTGGCACTGCTACAGTCTTTATTGGAGAGGATATACGTTGATACACATCTTCTCCTCCTAAATTATAAATCAGCTAAGGAAATGACAAAAAGAGAAGATATATGGGAGAGCAAAATATTACCTGTATGAATCAAAGAGTTATATTAGAGAATGGGGTACATATGTATGAACACATATATTTTTGTGTCCTGAATCCCAGAATTTgagtctctttccttctctgtcactGACAGTAATGGAAACAGACCTCCCCAATGAGTTTAGGCCTTTACCCATCAGCTATGGCATGACCAAGAGCAGTCAAGAACACTGAAGCCAGGCTCAGTCGCAAGAGAAAGGGTGAAGAAGGAGTGCTGAGATGgttatgggttgaactgtgtccctccaaaattcatatgttgaattctAGCCACCAGTACCTCAGAATATAACCTTGAGTGGGAACAAGGTTCTTTCAGATGTAATTAAGATGAAGTCATATTGGAGCAGGCTGGGcctctaatccaatatgactgttatccttcttttaaaaagaacaatttgGACACAGATAACAGACAGAAAGAACATCATGTGGAGATAAAGGCAGAAATATGGGTATGCTTCTACAAGTTAAGAAACTTCAGAGATTGCCAGCAAACGACCAGAAGCTAAGCATGAAGCACAGAGCAGATCTCCCAGCACTTGGAAGAAACCAACTCTCCTGTCACAGTCATCTTGGACTTAtagcttccagaattgtgagacaatatgtttctgttgcttggtcagttcagtcactcagtcatggccgactctttgcaacctcatggactgcaatgccaggcctccctgtccatcaccaactcccggagcttgctcaaactcatgtccatcgagttggtgatgccatccaaccatctcatcctctattgttcccttctcctgccttcagtctttcccggaaTCCTGGTCTTTGCCAACGAGTCTTAATTCTGTTAAGAATTAAATCTTGATTTTGTTGCTTAAGATAGCTCATTTATTGTATTTTGGTACCACTGCCCTTACAAATGAATACAATCGCATATCTAGTTTTCTGTTCAAAACCTACCATCAGCTAATTTATTCCTAGAGGAAGAAGAAGCAAAGGCTTAGATGTCAGGAGTGTTATGCTAGTGATGCCTCTCCAAAAGTTGGGGAAAATATATCAGGAATGGTAAAAAGTGTCTTTCCTAAACAGTGTACCCAAAACTAAGGGTCAAGGACACCCCTGcaggaacaataaaaaaaatcctcTGCATAATTTTTTGGGGGAAGTTTCCTACTTATTATGGGTTGTAGATTGTTACATATTAATAAAAGGCAGGATTTGAACTTGGGGAAACTGTAAAAGATCCTGAATTGTTCTGATATTTAAAGACAGTCTATATAAATTTCAGGAAGATGTTCATCTGATGTGGATTAGAATTTATGAAATTACTGACATTTCTGAGATTCCACAAAACACTTATCTGTAGtggagtgttggagaagactggaaGCAAAGGGCCAAGAGATAATTCCTTAGGGGTGAGGAAATCATTGTATATTGTGACTCAGTTGGTGGTTTCAAAAGTGTATACATTTGCCAAAAGTCATCAACCTGTATACCTAAATTGtgcatatgtaaattatacctcaataaagttgctATTTGGTGTTCTATAAGaggatattctttcttttttctgttttaatctgaGGCTATAGAAGTGGTAAGACAGTATCATTATCTACCTACCCATGTAGGTCAATTGAGTTTCTTAATTATTTCTCAAAGCTATTCCCTCATCTAGGGTACctcgtctgctgctgctgctgctaagtcgcttcagttgtgtccgactctgtgcgaccccatagatggcagcccaccaggctcccccatccctgggactctccaggcaagaacactggagtgggttgccatttcc belongs to Bos indicus x Bos taurus breed Angus x Brahman F1 hybrid chromosome 15, Bos_hybrid_MaternalHap_v2.0, whole genome shotgun sequence and includes:
- the LOC113904860 gene encoding olfactory receptor 481 — translated: MEAANRTRVTDFIILGLTDNVTLCAIFFVTFLGVYVVTIVGNISIIILIQSSPQLHTPMYLFLSHLAFVDIGYSTSVTPIMLMSFLKERTAIPITGCIVQLASDVAFGTTECFLLATMAYDRYVAICSPLLYSTQMSPVVCFFLLGASYLGGCMNASSFTGCLMNLSFCGPNKINHFFCDLFPLLKLSCGHVYIAEISPAISSASVLISTLFTIIVSYSYILHSILKMRSTEGRKKAFSTCTSHLTAVTLFYGAVLFVYVMPKSNYSADQVKVASVIYTVVVPMLNPLIYSLRNKEVKEAMRKLVARVHWFF